In Lacibacter sp. H375, one DNA window encodes the following:
- a CDS encoding T9SS type B sorting domain-containing protein, with translation MKSHSSLSISFILVLLVLSINTKAGNNCGVTASFTPATRDSVFTTDRVIWFQSTSTNATSQKWYINGLYISDVAAFNYAFNDAGVYEFKLIAANGSCTDTSIALYVLTGVQPVNRDKIQAYHGLPGLNNTATSITNGKAGGYLVGGYVGDVPFGNFSFFESGLVIKVADAGCAEWSRTLRNQNYTRVEKTLALKDGGFIITGLTDNILFLLNLSSTGDVRWSRTLRVDGQAMTLTSILETDDGHILVGGQVWNKGIVVIKSDANGSVQWSRFFEKPGGSLTGYVATRLLHKDNDVYLFCDVSLFQNGGATGTIDPYGNLLKLNYTTGETRWTKTLLVNNQYINPRDLQWYNDGLIVNCFANTGIKNANNTLIHTDTAGNPRWAKTVATTSIPLVTANTLLFPLASGNWYLANHGVEILNLQPYSFAHSVFVKFDASFNVSWVKEYSRFAGSPLAFAATGGKEALVGLGKESGAGTNYFKDISNKFNFVKMDSAAVTPSDPNCRINQTPVTIHSVTATNTPFVWTTEGNAVSTFSTQQLNVNDAYPQTYFNCPTDFIDSCSYIKLYGPSEVCRLNETVEFKAKRNNACTMPLKWILPPNGCQVIQQTDTSLKVKFTSFQKITISALLEFSCNPVKDSLTVVVRPKGNLVLNLGADTSLCTGNSIQLNAGNGFLSYLWNNGTTNTALTATQPGTYWVQVKDSCDNLLTDTVRISSAPAVPLSLGPDRTKCNNDTLHLTAPAGFINYSWGPSYNSSPTNTARIIVNPAADTSYFVKAEKTPGCFGFDTIRVKVNTSPPLQLGSDLSFCNGDSAVADAGNAFASYLWSNGATTQKTVLKTPGTYTVKAVSANGCASTDTIKVLQVFTNPVVLLSTDTALCAGETKLLDAGSFNAYLWNTGATTRSISISNPGTYSVVVTDLNGCKGMGNSKLSLVRPLPIPYLGNDTAVCSYGTLNLTTPGSYSSYLWNTGAFTKQVTISQPGTYWLKVQDNFGCSGTDTITIALKDCLTGFYMPNAFTPDGNGLNDLIKPFLFGRVATYEFSIYNRFGERIFSTTTLTQGWNGVHRNQPQPSGVFSWKCSWQMEGEKPQQRSGTLYLIR, from the coding sequence ATGAAATCCCATTCATCCCTGTCCATATCCTTCATCCTTGTTTTACTTGTCCTTTCAATTAATACCAAAGCAGGAAATAATTGTGGCGTAACAGCATCATTTACGCCGGCAACAAGAGACTCAGTTTTCACAACAGACAGGGTCATTTGGTTTCAAAGTACCAGCACCAATGCCACATCTCAAAAATGGTACATCAATGGTTTATATATCTCAGATGTGGCAGCTTTCAATTACGCATTCAATGATGCCGGAGTTTACGAATTCAAACTCATTGCCGCCAACGGCAGCTGCACCGATACCTCCATTGCACTGTATGTACTCACGGGTGTACAGCCGGTCAACAGGGATAAAATTCAGGCCTACCATGGTCTTCCAGGTTTAAACAATACTGCCACAAGTATTACCAATGGAAAAGCCGGCGGTTACCTCGTTGGCGGATATGTTGGGGATGTGCCATTTGGTAATTTTTCTTTTTTTGAAAGCGGCTTAGTGATCAAAGTTGCCGATGCTGGTTGTGCTGAATGGTCCCGTACACTCCGCAATCAGAATTATACAAGGGTAGAAAAAACTCTGGCCTTGAAAGACGGCGGTTTTATAATAACCGGCCTTACCGACAACATACTCTTCCTGCTCAACCTCAGCAGTACAGGTGATGTACGATGGAGCCGAACCCTGAGAGTAGATGGACAGGCAATGACCCTCACCTCCATTCTGGAAACCGACGACGGCCACATCCTGGTCGGCGGACAAGTATGGAACAAAGGAATTGTAGTCATAAAAAGCGACGCAAACGGAAGCGTTCAATGGAGTCGCTTCTTCGAAAAACCCGGCGGTTCGCTCACCGGTTATGTGGCCACCCGCCTGCTGCACAAAGACAACGATGTTTACCTCTTTTGTGATGTTTCCTTATTTCAAAATGGCGGTGCAACAGGTACCATTGACCCTTACGGCAACCTCCTGAAACTGAATTATACTACAGGCGAAACACGTTGGACTAAAACCCTGTTGGTCAACAATCAATATATCAACCCAAGAGATCTGCAATGGTATAACGATGGTCTCATAGTAAACTGCTTCGCCAATACGGGCATTAAAAACGCCAACAATACGTTGATTCACACCGATACTGCCGGCAACCCCCGGTGGGCGAAAACAGTTGCTACAACTTCAATTCCGCTGGTTACGGCAAACACATTGCTCTTTCCTCTTGCAAGCGGAAACTGGTACCTTGCCAATCACGGTGTGGAAATCCTTAACCTCCAACCCTATTCCTTTGCGCATAGCGTATTTGTGAAATTTGATGCCTCGTTCAATGTCAGCTGGGTAAAAGAATACAGCCGCTTCGCAGGCTCACCACTGGCTTTCGCAGCAACGGGTGGAAAAGAGGCACTTGTTGGCTTAGGTAAAGAATCAGGAGCAGGCACCAACTATTTCAAAGATATTTCCAACAAGTTCAACTTTGTAAAAATGGATTCGGCCGCTGTAACCCCATCCGATCCAAATTGCCGCATTAATCAAACTCCCGTAACCATTCATAGTGTAACAGCAACCAATACACCCTTTGTCTGGACCACCGAGGGAAACGCAGTAAGCACCTTCAGCACGCAACAGCTCAATGTAAATGATGCCTACCCGCAAACCTACTTTAACTGCCCCACCGATTTCATCGACTCCTGTTCATACATTAAACTTTATGGACCTTCAGAAGTTTGTCGCCTGAACGAAACGGTTGAGTTCAAAGCAAAACGGAACAATGCCTGTACAATGCCGCTCAAATGGATACTCCCACCAAATGGTTGCCAGGTAATACAACAAACCGATACCTCGCTGAAAGTGAAATTCACTTCCTTTCAAAAAATAACGATCAGTGCGTTGCTCGAATTCTCCTGTAACCCCGTGAAAGATTCCCTCACAGTTGTTGTACGGCCTAAAGGAAACCTGGTACTCAACCTCGGCGCAGATACCAGCCTCTGTACAGGCAACAGCATTCAACTGAATGCAGGCAACGGGTTTTTAAGCTACCTGTGGAATAACGGCACCACCAACACGGCCTTAACTGCTACCCAACCCGGAACCTATTGGGTACAGGTAAAAGACTCATGCGATAATCTGCTCACCGATACTGTTCGCATTAGCTCCGCACCTGCCGTACCACTTTCACTTGGCCCCGATCGTACCAAGTGTAACAACGATACCCTTCACTTAACAGCTCCCGCTGGTTTTATCAATTACAGCTGGGGACCGTCTTACAACAGCAGCCCGACCAATACAGCCCGCATTATCGTGAACCCAGCCGCAGATACCAGCTACTTTGTAAAGGCAGAAAAAACACCCGGCTGCTTTGGCTTCGATACAATACGGGTAAAAGTGAATACCTCGCCGCCCCTTCAATTAGGCTCCGACTTATCGTTTTGTAATGGCGATAGCGCTGTGGCCGATGCTGGCAACGCATTTGCAAGCTACTTGTGGAGCAATGGCGCAACAACACAAAAAACGGTTTTAAAAACACCCGGAACCTATACTGTAAAAGCTGTTTCAGCAAATGGCTGTGCCTCCACCGATACAATAAAAGTGTTGCAGGTCTTTACTAACCCTGTTGTTCTCCTCAGCACCGATACAGCACTCTGTGCCGGTGAAACCAAGCTGCTCGATGCAGGTAGCTTTAATGCCTATTTATGGAATACCGGGGCCACCACCCGCAGCATCAGTATTTCAAACCCCGGAACCTACAGTGTTGTTGTAACCGATCTGAACGGCTGCAAGGGCATGGGTAACAGCAAACTTTCGCTTGTTCGCCCACTGCCCATCCCATACCTTGGTAATGATACTGCTGTTTGCTCATACGGAACACTCAACCTCACCACACCCGGCAGCTATAGCTCCTACCTCTGGAATACCGGGGCTTTCACGAAACAGGTCACCATCAGCCAACCCGGCACTTACTGGCTTAAAGTGCAGGACAATTTTGGATGCAGTGGCACTGATACCATAACAATAGCACTTAAAGATTGCCTTACCGGCTTTTACATGCCCAATGCATTTACGCCCGATGGCAACGGGCTCAACGATCTAATCAAGCCTTTTCTTTTCGGCAGGGTTGCCACATATGAATTCAGCATTTACAACCGCTTTGGCGAACGCATTTTCAGCACCACAACCCTAACGCAGGGCTGGAATGGTGTACACCGTAATCAACCACAACCTTCAGGTGTGTTTAGCTGGAAATGCAGCTGGCAAATGGAAGGAGAAAAACCACAGCAACGCAGCGGAACTCTTTACCTCATCCGGTAA
- a CDS encoding DNA cytosine methyltransferase: MAKKLTFIDLFAGAGGLSEGFIRAGFEPIAHVEMDEAACYTLKTRAAYHYLKAINKYETYTAYLKGEITRAELYQNIPDEILSSVINLPIGGDNNPRIHKAIERQLGKRKVDLIIGGPPCQAYSLVGRARSEDGMKGDHRNYLYVQYGKYLEKYNPKMFVFENVMGLKSAGSGIYLKNMEKLFDKKGYNMKLFSVEANNFGVLQNRKRVIIIGWKKELNITLPDLEAMRYKTKHTVNELLSDLPVLQAGKGIDKYASYKNDSTDYLNENGIRNGINILTQHVARPHTEQDKEIYRIAVQLLQKGERLSYTSLPGRLKSHNNQHSFFDRFKVVDANAPHAQTVVAHIAKDGHYYIHPDIKQNRSLTVREAARLQSFPDDFYFEGVKEGKNRTAAFKQTGNAVPPLMAFTIAIQLKMLL; encoded by the coding sequence ATGGCAAAGAAGTTGACGTTTATCGACCTCTTTGCTGGCGCAGGAGGTTTATCAGAAGGGTTTATACGTGCAGGGTTTGAACCCATTGCACATGTTGAAATGGATGAAGCTGCTTGTTATACATTAAAAACAAGGGCGGCATATCATTACCTAAAAGCAATAAATAAATACGAAACTTATACCGCTTATTTAAAGGGAGAAATAACACGGGCAGAATTGTATCAAAATATCCCTGATGAAATATTAAGTAGCGTAATTAACCTGCCCATCGGCGGAGATAATAACCCTCGCATTCATAAAGCAATTGAACGGCAATTAGGAAAACGAAAGGTTGACCTCATCATTGGCGGACCTCCTTGTCAGGCTTATTCATTAGTAGGTAGAGCAAGAAGTGAAGACGGGATGAAAGGTGATCATCGGAACTATTTATACGTTCAGTATGGTAAATACCTCGAGAAATACAATCCTAAAATGTTTGTGTTTGAAAACGTAATGGGATTAAAATCTGCGGGCTCTGGAATTTATTTGAAAAACATGGAAAAGCTTTTTGATAAAAAGGGTTACAACATGAAGTTATTTTCTGTGGAAGCAAACAACTTTGGAGTATTGCAAAATCGAAAGCGGGTAATCATAATCGGCTGGAAAAAGGAATTGAATATTACTCTTCCTGATCTGGAAGCAATGCGCTACAAAACAAAACATACTGTAAACGAATTATTGTCTGATTTACCTGTACTACAGGCAGGTAAGGGGATTGATAAATATGCCTCTTACAAAAACGACTCTACAGATTATTTAAATGAGAATGGTATCCGAAACGGTATTAATATTTTAACCCAGCATGTGGCGAGGCCACATACAGAGCAAGACAAGGAAATATACCGCATCGCAGTTCAGTTGCTACAGAAGGGTGAACGCCTAAGTTATACCTCATTGCCTGGACGTTTAAAATCACATAATAATCAACATTCTTTTTTTGATCGGTTTAAAGTAGTGGATGCAAATGCCCCTCATGCTCAAACTGTCGTTGCGCATATTGCTAAGGATGGTCATTACTATATACACCCCGATATAAAACAAAATCGATCTCTAACCGTAAGAGAAGCTGCACGTCTGCAGTCATTTCCTGATGACTTTTATTTTGAAGGAGTGAAAGAAGGAAAAAACAGAACGGCGGCATTTAAGCAAACCGGGAATGCCGTGCCTCCACTAATGGCTTTTACAATAGCTATTCAACTTAAAATGCTTTTATAA
- a CDS encoding DUF3050 domain-containing protein, with translation MNLSVLQEHISGVRQEIIEHPLYHRLQDLQDVQQFTQIHVFAVWDFMSLLKSLQRGLTCVSNPWVPVGSANTRYLINEIVTGEESDVDAAGNRTSHFELYLRAMQQLGADTTAIEQLLVHLQQGVPVQWALQQVKLPQAVIDFCSFTFSLIEKAPLHVQAAVFTFGREDLIPAMFHELVTRLSQQYPEQLATFTYYLERHIEVDGDHHSHLAMEMVQELCGADEEKWNEAATACVEALRLRKGLWDGVLEAVRPTTA, from the coding sequence ATGAATCTATCCGTATTACAGGAACACATCAGCGGTGTTCGGCAGGAAATTATTGAACACCCGCTCTATCATCGTTTACAGGATCTGCAGGATGTGCAGCAGTTTACACAAATCCATGTGTTTGCGGTATGGGATTTTATGAGCCTGCTCAAAAGTTTACAACGTGGTCTCACCTGTGTCAGCAATCCCTGGGTACCCGTGGGCAGTGCCAACACACGTTACCTCATTAATGAAATTGTAACCGGCGAAGAAAGTGATGTGGATGCAGCCGGCAACCGCACCAGTCATTTTGAATTATACCTGCGGGCCATGCAACAGTTGGGTGCCGATACAACGGCCATCGAACAGCTGCTGGTTCATCTACAGCAAGGCGTGCCGGTGCAATGGGCACTGCAGCAAGTAAAACTTCCGCAGGCAGTGATCGATTTCTGTTCCTTTACCTTTTCCTTAATTGAGAAAGCACCCCTCCATGTGCAGGCGGCTGTTTTCACATTCGGACGGGAAGATCTGATACCGGCCATGTTTCACGAACTGGTAACCCGTTTATCGCAACAATATCCTGAACAACTGGCCACGTTTACCTATTATCTCGAACGGCATATTGAAGTGGATGGTGATCATCACAGTCACCTGGCGATGGAGATGGTACAGGAACTCTGTGGTGCTGATGAAGAGAAATGGAACGAAGCTGCCACGGCCTGCGTGGAAGCACTTCGTTTACGAAAAGGTTTATGGGATGGCGTGCTGGAGGCAGTGAGGCCAACAACTGCATAA
- a CDS encoding helix-turn-helix domain-containing protein — protein MDLKIKVGKRITQLRKAKELSQEKFSYEADMERTYLTHIENGRKNISLSTLEKIINALGTTPKEFFNTKEFK, from the coding sequence ATGGATTTAAAAATCAAAGTTGGCAAACGGATTACCCAGCTCAGGAAAGCGAAAGAATTGTCGCAGGAAAAATTTTCGTATGAAGCTGATATGGAGAGAACATATCTCACGCACATTGAAAACGGGCGAAAAAACATATCACTGTCTACATTAGAGAAAATCATTAATGCATTAGGAACAACTCCAAAGGAGTTTTTTAATACCAAAGAATTTAAATAA
- a CDS encoding very short patch repair endonuclease, translated as MADVHTSAQRSFNMSRIKGKDTKPEMLVRKYLHAQGFRYKLHDKTLPGKPDLVLPKYKTVIFIHGCFWHGHTNCRYFKIPQTRTEWWKEKINKNIANDVNALKLLKRDGWKIIILWECDLKPVKLEATLASLVTTLS; from the coding sequence ATGGCCGACGTCCACACCTCCGCCCAACGCTCCTTCAACATGAGCCGCATCAAAGGCAAAGACACAAAGCCTGAAATGCTCGTGCGCAAGTATCTGCATGCACAAGGCTTCCGTTACAAACTCCACGACAAAACACTTCCCGGTAAGCCCGATCTTGTTTTACCCAAATACAAAACTGTCATCTTTATTCATGGATGTTTCTGGCACGGTCATACTAACTGCAGGTATTTTAAAATTCCGCAAACAAGAACTGAGTGGTGGAAGGAAAAGATCAATAAGAATATTGCGAATGATGTAAACGCATTGAAGTTGCTGAAGAGAGATGGATGGAAAATTATTATCCTATGGGAATGTGATCTAAAACCAGTAAAGCTCGAAGCAACACTAGCCTCCCTTGTAACAACACTCTCTTGA
- a CDS encoding SGNH/GDSL hydrolase family protein, which produces MKLLFICIFIFFLSSCNKDAPNRTVTTPPSSPIIHTWLALGDSYTIGQSVAATERFPTQTAALLLQQGIQVQTPTYIAATGWTTTNLQANINSNNPNKHTVVSLLIGVNDQFQTRDTTGYRQRFTDLLIKAIELANGKKQNVFVVSIPDYSVTPFAASYDTVQIRKEIDWFNNINRDVTQQYNCPYLDITPSSREGRTNRNLIASDGLHPSAAEYKRWADKLAPIIIQVLK; this is translated from the coding sequence ATGAAATTATTGTTCATCTGCATATTCATATTTTTTCTTTCTTCCTGTAACAAGGATGCACCCAACCGTACAGTGACAACGCCTCCTTCATCACCAATCATACATACATGGCTGGCACTTGGTGATTCATATACCATTGGACAAAGCGTTGCAGCAACTGAACGTTTTCCTACGCAAACTGCAGCACTGCTTTTGCAACAAGGAATACAAGTACAAACACCCACTTATATTGCTGCAACAGGCTGGACCACCACAAACCTTCAAGCAAACATCAACAGCAACAATCCAAATAAACATACCGTGGTGAGTTTGCTCATAGGAGTAAATGATCAATTTCAAACAAGAGATACAACAGGATACCGTCAACGCTTTACTGATTTGTTGATAAAAGCGATTGAACTGGCTAATGGAAAAAAACAAAATGTGTTTGTAGTATCCATCCCCGATTATAGTGTTACACCTTTTGCTGCTTCGTATGATACTGTACAAATCAGGAAAGAGATTGATTGGTTCAACAACATCAACAGGGATGTAACACAACAATACAATTGTCCCTATCTCGATATTACTCCTTCATCACGTGAAGGCCGCACCAACAGAAACCTTATTGCTTCTGATGGATTGCATCCTTCTGCTGCAGAATATAAACGATGGGCCGATAAGCTGGCACCGATCATTATACAGGTATTGAAATAA
- a CDS encoding ABC transporter ATP-binding protein, whose amino-acid sequence MARATRRSNNTKDTGSAKAKISKESLKQALILFTYLKPYRGKFIWALVCIALSAFTTSLFPFFLGKMIDAASPGASLPGMATASQFDFGLKNIKLSLNTTLLLIFAQLSLQTIFSFMRVYLLTAAGERSLADMRKDVYSKLLSMPMSYFTEKRVGELSSRISSDLSQIQDAISFTLAEFLRGIFTLVIGLFFIFWISAKLALIMLSIVPVIAILAVVFGMRIRKMARKAQDQLAESGTIVQETFQGISIVKAFTSEFYEIGRYVKSIQSVVTTSISNSRYRGAFISFMIFSVFGSMAFVMWVGVGMVQSGTLSLGLLTMFVIFSVFVGGTFAGFADMFSQLQKTLGATQSVREILRADGEPVSLTAIEVEPQHQLKGNVRFDNIAFSYPGRKDVPVLKGLTLSAANGEQIAIVGPSGAGKSTIASLLLNFYEPDKGTLYFDERPASSFPLSQLRRQMAFVPQEVLLFGGSIKENIAYGKPNATEEEIMAAAKSANAHLFIQQFPEQYETIVGERGIKLSGGQRQRIAIARAILKDPAILILDEATSSLDSESEQLVQEALDNLMKGRTSFVIAHRLSTIRNADKIVLIDKGIVTESGTHSELMSHNGLYRKLNDMQFEFGIITQSPKVEPDSYADVVE is encoded by the coding sequence ATGGCCAGAGCAACACGTCGTTCAAACAATACAAAAGATACAGGATCAGCAAAAGCAAAAATTTCAAAGGAGAGTCTTAAACAGGCGCTCATCCTGTTTACTTATTTAAAACCTTATCGTGGAAAATTCATCTGGGCATTGGTTTGTATTGCACTGTCTGCATTTACCACCAGTCTATTCCCGTTTTTCTTAGGAAAAATGATTGACGCTGCATCACCAGGTGCAAGCCTTCCGGGTATGGCCACTGCTTCACAATTCGATTTTGGTTTAAAAAATATTAAGCTCAGTTTAAATACAACACTGCTCCTCATATTTGCTCAGCTGAGTTTGCAAACTATTTTTTCGTTCATGCGTGTGTACCTGTTAACAGCAGCGGGTGAACGTTCATTGGCCGATATGCGCAAAGATGTATACAGCAAACTGCTCAGCATGCCCATGAGTTATTTCACGGAGAAAAGAGTGGGCGAATTAAGCAGTCGTATTTCAAGTGATCTGTCGCAGATACAGGATGCCATTTCTTTTACACTGGCTGAATTTCTGCGGGGCATCTTCACCCTCGTTATTGGATTGTTTTTTATTTTCTGGATCAGTGCAAAGCTGGCGCTCATTATGCTGTCAATCGTGCCCGTTATTGCTATACTGGCTGTAGTGTTTGGCATGCGCATCCGTAAGATGGCACGCAAAGCACAGGATCAACTCGCCGAAAGCGGAACCATTGTGCAGGAAACCTTCCAGGGTATATCAATTGTAAAAGCATTCACCAGCGAGTTTTATGAGATCGGTCGGTATGTAAAAAGTATACAATCAGTCGTTACAACTTCCATCAGCAATTCACGCTACCGTGGTGCTTTTATTTCGTTCATGATCTTCAGTGTCTTTGGCAGCATGGCATTTGTAATGTGGGTAGGCGTTGGAATGGTACAATCAGGTACCCTCAGCCTTGGACTGCTCACTATGTTTGTGATTTTTTCTGTGTTTGTAGGCGGCACCTTTGCCGGCTTTGCAGATATGTTTTCGCAACTGCAGAAAACATTGGGCGCCACACAAAGTGTAAGGGAAATTTTACGTGCCGATGGTGAGCCTGTTTCATTAACAGCTATTGAAGTAGAACCGCAACATCAGCTGAAAGGAAATGTACGGTTCGATAATATTGCCTTCAGTTACCCCGGACGTAAAGATGTACCTGTATTAAAAGGACTCACACTCAGTGCTGCCAATGGAGAACAGATTGCTATTGTAGGGCCAAGCGGTGCAGGTAAATCAACCATTGCTTCTTTGCTCCTGAATTTTTATGAACCCGATAAAGGCACCTTGTATTTTGATGAGCGACCTGCTTCTTCTTTTCCACTTTCGCAACTCCGCAGGCAAATGGCGTTTGTTCCGCAGGAAGTATTATTGTTTGGCGGCAGCATTAAAGAAAATATTGCCTACGGTAAACCCAACGCAACCGAAGAAGAAATTATGGCCGCTGCTAAAAGTGCGAATGCCCATTTATTTATTCAACAGTTCCCGGAGCAGTATGAAACTATTGTGGGCGAACGTGGTATTAAATTAAGTGGTGGTCAGCGGCAACGAATTGCCATTGCACGTGCTATTTTAAAAGATCCTGCAATTTTAATTTTAGATGAAGCCACTTCCTCACTCGATAGTGAAAGCGAACAACTCGTGCAGGAAGCTTTGGATAATCTCATGAAAGGCCGCACTTCATTCGTGATTGCACACCGTCTCTCCACCATCCGCAATGCCGATAAAATTGTGTTGATCGACAAAGGCATTGTTACCGAAAGCGGCACACATAGCGAACTCATGAGCCACAACGGACTCTATCGCAAACTCAACGATATGCAGTTTGAATTTGGTATCATCACACAATCGCCAAAAGTGGAACCCGACAGTTATGCAGATGTAGTTGAATAG
- a CDS encoding adenylate/guanylate cyclase domain-containing protein, whose amino-acid sequence MKATRLHIQLKKAWFITGLFLIGLLQAPAQDQQVADSLANIYRQQNLPDTAKLRVLNALAFYETRNLDLALQYAQEAIALATRLNDYINLHKGYFQTGNKKRLKGDLAEAITAYFKSIEAAQKANYLVGMGKCYSAIADIYSISNNHKNAMLYYRRGIDVLLKANDSLLYATAVFNAGDELLKRNYFDSALVYFKKSGTIFSRINYLPGIAYNMGNLGMVYAHLGNPVLAEQTINTSIKMLEEQEDYSPVCTYLLSMSSIYEKKKEYPAAFSYAQRSLQLALAYDLKEERSKANEQLSILYEATGNKEQALMYYKEFIRYRDSVNNLHAVQQMADLRTDYEVSKKQVEVDLLHQQKRNQRNILISLAIILLLTIVILTALFRFYKIIAREKRRSEKLLLNILPAETAAELKAKGTVDAVKFDEVTVLFTDFVQFSKQAEHIAPEVLVKSIDAYFRKFDEVSTAFGLEKIKTVGDSYMCAGGLPTVNKTHATDVVAAALQMNAYVTESLNKEDGLAHFEIRIGIHTGPVIAGIVGIKKWQYDIWGDTVNIASRMESAGMPGKVNCSESTMQIIREHYVCEYRGEIEVKNRGSLNMYFITGEKKLQLPVS is encoded by the coding sequence ATGAAGGCAACCCGCTTGCACATACAGTTGAAAAAGGCCTGGTTCATCACAGGCCTTTTTCTTATCGGGCTATTGCAGGCCCCGGCACAGGACCAGCAGGTGGCCGATAGTCTTGCAAACATCTACCGGCAGCAAAACCTGCCCGATACGGCGAAACTACGGGTGCTGAATGCGCTTGCTTTTTATGAAACCCGCAACCTCGACCTGGCCCTGCAGTATGCACAGGAAGCAATTGCACTGGCCACAAGGCTTAACGATTACATCAACCTGCACAAAGGGTACTTTCAAACGGGTAATAAAAAACGGCTCAAAGGTGATTTAGCCGAAGCCATTACCGCCTATTTTAAAAGTATTGAAGCCGCTCAAAAGGCCAACTACCTGGTAGGTATGGGGAAATGCTACAGCGCCATTGCCGATATCTACTCCATTTCCAACAACCATAAAAACGCCATGCTCTACTACCGCCGGGGTATAGATGTGCTGCTGAAAGCCAACGATTCACTGCTGTATGCCACTGCAGTTTTTAATGCCGGCGATGAATTGCTCAAGCGCAATTACTTTGATTCAGCGCTGGTCTATTTTAAAAAATCCGGCACCATTTTCAGCCGCATCAATTATCTCCCCGGTATTGCTTATAATATGGGCAACCTGGGTATGGTGTATGCTCACCTCGGCAACCCTGTGTTGGCAGAGCAAACCATCAACACGTCGATTAAAATGCTGGAAGAACAGGAAGATTATTCGCCGGTTTGCACTTATCTCTTATCGATGAGCAGCATCTATGAAAAAAAGAAAGAATACCCCGCTGCTTTCAGCTATGCACAACGCAGCCTGCAGTTAGCGTTGGCTTATGATCTGAAAGAAGAACGCAGCAAAGCCAATGAACAGCTGTCCATCCTCTATGAAGCAACAGGGAACAAAGAGCAGGCCCTCATGTATTACAAAGAATTTATCCGTTACAGGGATAGTGTGAACAATCTCCATGCTGTGCAGCAAATGGCCGACCTGCGTACAGATTATGAAGTGTCTAAAAAACAGGTGGAGGTCGATTTGCTGCATCAGCAAAAAAGGAACCAGCGAAACATTCTTATTTCACTCGCCATTATCCTGCTTTTAACCATTGTTATTTTAACCGCCCTGTTCAGGTTTTATAAAATCATTGCCCGTGAAAAACGGCGTTCTGAAAAATTATTACTCAATATCCTACCTGCAGAAACAGCAGCTGAGTTAAAAGCCAAAGGAACAGTGGATGCGGTGAAGTTTGATGAAGTAACTGTACTCTTTACTGATTTTGTACAGTTTTCCAAACAGGCCGAACATATTGCTCCGGAAGTATTGGTAAAAAGCATTGATGCTTATTTCAGAAAGTTTGATGAAGTGTCCACGGCATTTGGCCTGGAAAAAATTAAAACAGTGGGGGACTCGTATATGTGTGCAGGTGGCTTGCCTACAGTTAACAAAACCCATGCAACAGATGTGGTGGCAGCAGCACTGCAGATGAATGCGTATGTAACGGAGTCATTAAACAAAGAAGATGGACTGGCGCATTTTGAAATACGCATCGGCATTCACACGGGTCCGGTGATTGCCGGGATTGTGGGCATTAAAAAATGGCAATACGATATCTGGGGCGATACGGTGAATATTGCGTCCCGTATGGAATCGGCCGGCATGCCGGGTAAAGTCAATTGTTCTGAATCCACCATGCAGATCATCCGGGAACACTATGTCTGCGAATACCGTGGTGAAATCGAAGTAAAAAACCGTGGTTCGTTAAACATGTATTTTATAACAGGGGAAAAGAAATTGCAGCTGCCTGTGTCTTGA